The stretch of DNA AGTCTCCTCCCCTCCTTCAAAGCGGCCCGGAAAAACATCGTCCAATCCCTTAGTACTCCATTTCATAATTACGATGACGTATCCTCCGAAAAGACACAGAGCGGAGCTTGCCTCCGCGCTGTAAGCACTACATCTGTTGAAAAAGTATCTACGCGTCTTCCGGGACACTGCCCGGAAGACGTGGCCCCTTCGGGCCAATGTCTTTATCGACAACTTTTTGTCGATGTTGACACCCTAAGTGCCCATATTGTGTGCATTAGGCCGTCATTCCCGCGAAAGCGGGAATCCAGGAGCCATTGGTTTTAAAAAACTGGATTCCCGATTAA from Nitrospiria bacterium encodes:
- a CDS encoding ABC transporter permease, giving the protein MAFRFTLTPIIVILAMSFSLVMGIEGSLLPSFKAARKNIVQSLSTPFHNYDDVSSEKTQSGACLRAVSTTSVEKVSTRLPGHCPEDVAPSGQCLYRQLFVDVDTLSAHIVCIRPSFPRKRESRSHWF